The DNA region ATACAAATTCGCGGAATTGGGTTTCTATTTCCCCAAAAATAGTGGGGTGAAACCCCCAAAAGTTCATGGATACGGGTGTGTTGTCAGCCAAAAAATAGCGTCCAGTCTCATCCGAGAAATGGATGCCGTCGGCATCGCGCCGGATGTTGTGGCGCTCCACCACATCTGTCAAGAAACCATCGGGACTGACGGCACACACACCTCGCGAGACACTGCCGTTTTCGGAAAGGGTGTTTCCAATTTGATACGCGACCATGCCATATTGTGTGGGAGAACAGTCCTCCCGAAGAAATTTGCCAATGGCCTTGAACGCATCAGCCCCGTAGAAGTCGTCGGCATTGATTGCCACGAAAGGCTCCTCTATGCAGTCTTTGGCGGAAAAAATGGCGTGCCCAGTCCCCCACGGTTTTTTCCGATGGGGCATTTGGCCGAGCCATTCCAGCCCGGTCCCGATTTCCTGGAAGGTATATTGTGTGCGGATGCGCGACTCTATTTTGCGTCCCACTATTTCCCGAAAGTCCGCTTCTATCTCTGGGCGAATGACGAATACCACTTTGCCAAATCCCGCTTCTATGGCATCGTGCACCGAGTATTCCAGAATAGTTTCGCCCCCGGGGCCCATGCCATCGGCTTGCTTCAAACCTCCATAGCGGCTACCTATGCCAGCCGCCAAAATCAAAAGTGTGGGTTGTTTCATCTTACTTTGTGCTTCTGCTGTTGGGGGGCTGCGCTGCAAAGAGCGTTCCCAAAATAGATGCGGGCGCAAAGTTTAGGAATTTTGAAATGCCTACTGGTACATTCCCTCAATCTCTTGCTCAAATTTTTGCATAATCACTCGCCGTTTCAGTTTCAAGGTTGGCGTAAGCTCTGCTTCGGAGCCATCGGTTTTGATGGGCTCCCATTGAGTGGGCAGCAGCGTGAATTTTTTTACTTGTTCCACATGACCGAAAAAGGCATTGACGCGCTCCACGAGCATCTGATACCGCTCAAGCACTTTCGGGTGTTGAATCATGTCGGGCATATTGGTCCACGGGATGTCGTGTTTTTGGCTCCACTCTTTCAGCCCCTCCGCCGACGGGATGAGTAGGGCCGACACAAATTTTCGGTTTTCGCCCACCACCATAGCTTGCTCCACGAGACGATGCTCCTTGAACACGGATTCAATCGGCGTGGGCGCCACATATTTGCCGCCGCTGGTTTTGAGTAGTTCCTTTTTGCGGTCAGTGATTTTCAAATACTTGAGTCCACCCGGCCCGTCCACGAGCATCCCAACATCGCCAGTGACGAGCCAACGCTCGCCATCAATGTATCGAATCATCTCCGCCGTTTTTTCCGGCTGCTTGTAATAGCCAACCATGATGCCGGGGCTTCGGGCCAAAATCTCGCCTTCGCCGGGGCGGTACTCGCCGCTCGGCTCGATGCGGATTTCCACGCCCTCCAACGCTGGCCCGACCGTGCCCAACATGGTGTGCTCATCGTCGAACGCATTGAAAGTCAGTGCCGGCGAAGCCTCCGTCAAGCCGTACCCTTCTCTTACCCGAATGCCCGCAGCATTGAATGTGCGGAGCACTTTCATGGGGCAGGCGCTGGCAGCGGTGGTCATGCCTCGCACCTCGCCGCCGAGCGCCTCGCGCCACTTGGAGAATATCAAGCGGTCGGCGATTTTCCACTTGACGGCCGTCATGCCCTGAGGTTTGTGGCCAAAATCCCAATGCTCCGCAAGCCCCAGCGCCCAGAAAAAGAGCGCCCGTTTCAGCCCCGTCAGCTCCAGCCCTTTGGCATAGATGCGCTCGTACACCTTCTCCAACAAGCGCGGCACACAGGTGAAAAAGTGAGGTCGGATGGCCCGCAAATCGCCTGTCTCTCCGCCCAAATTGTCGGTGCCAGTGAACGACACGCTCCCGCCATAAGCAGTGTAGGCATACACTCCCACACGCTCATAGACATGGCTGACGGGCAAAAAACTAAGGATGCGGTCGCCGGGCCTGATAGGGGCCAACCTGCGAAGCGCCTCCACGTTGAACACGATGTTTCGGTGCGTCAACATCACGCCTTTCGGGTTGCCTGTGGTGCCAGAAGTATAAATCAGCGTGGCCAAATCATCAGGACGGATGGTTGATTTGATGCGCTCCACCTCGGCGAAATCGCTGTCGGCAGGTGCCAAAATCGAATCCCAGCGCCTTGCCTCTGGATGGTCGTAGAAAGTGAGCATCTCTTTCAAGCCTGATGTTTTCTTCTTGGCGCTCAGCACTTTTTCGTACAAATCCCCCTCGCCCACAAAACAGTATTGCGCTTCGGACTCATTCAAAATGTACTCGTATTCACGCGAGCTAATGGTCGGGTACATGGGCACGTTGAGCACGCCTATTTGCAGCATGGCATAGTCGAGCGCCACCCACTCTGGCACGGTCTGATAGACCACCGTGGCTACCTTGTCGCCTGGGCGCAAGCCCAAACGCAAAAGCCCAAGGCTAGCGCGGTTGACCCAATCAACCATTTGTTCGGTGGAGACATAGCGCCACTCCCCATCCTTCTTGGAGCCGAAAGCGCGTTCGAGCGGATGCTCCCGCAACTGGTCGTAGAGGTAATCGAAAAGACGTTTATCTGACATTTTTTGAAACAAATTGTAAAAACCTTGCTTTTATGTGATTTTGCGTTCAATGTGCGAAGATTGTGGAAAAAAAT from Saprospiraceae bacterium includes:
- a CDS encoding nucleotidyltransferase, which gives rise to MKQPTLLILAAGIGSRYGGLKQADGMGPGGETILEYSVHDAIEAGFGKVVFVIRPEIEADFREIVGRKIESRIRTQYTFQEIGTGLEWLGQMPHRKKPWGTGHAIFSAKDCIEEPFVAINADDFYGADAFKAIGKFLREDCSPTQYGMVAYQIGNTLSENGSVSRGVCAVSPDGFLTDVVERHNIRRDADGIHFSDETGRYFLADNTPVSMNFWGFHPTIFGEIETQFREFVLANKDNPSAEFYIPKVVNTLVKAGKVKVKVLNSASQWYGVTYPEDKNTVQAALKKMVAEEMYEPVLW
- a CDS encoding long-chain fatty acid--CoA ligase; protein product: MSDKRLFDYLYDQLREHPLERAFGSKKDGEWRYVSTEQMVDWVNRASLGLLRLGLRPGDKVATVVYQTVPEWVALDYAMLQIGVLNVPMYPTISSREYEYILNESEAQYCFVGEGDLYEKVLSAKKKTSGLKEMLTFYDHPEARRWDSILAPADSDFAEVERIKSTIRPDDLATLIYTSGTTGNPKGVMLTHRNIVFNVEALRRLAPIRPGDRILSFLPVSHVYERVGVYAYTAYGGSVSFTGTDNLGGETGDLRAIRPHFFTCVPRLLEKVYERIYAKGLELTGLKRALFFWALGLAEHWDFGHKPQGMTAVKWKIADRLIFSKWREALGGEVRGMTTAASACPMKVLRTFNAAGIRVREGYGLTEASPALTFNAFDDEHTMLGTVGPALEGVEIRIEPSGEYRPGEGEILARSPGIMVGYYKQPEKTAEMIRYIDGERWLVTGDVGMLVDGPGGLKYLKITDRKKELLKTSGGKYVAPTPIESVFKEHRLVEQAMVVGENRKFVSALLIPSAEGLKEWSQKHDIPWTNMPDMIQHPKVLERYQMLVERVNAFFGHVEQVKKFTLLPTQWEPIKTDGSEAELTPTLKLKRRVIMQKFEQEIEGMYQ